From the genome of Xyrauchen texanus isolate HMW12.3.18 chromosome 22, RBS_HiC_50CHRs, whole genome shotgun sequence, one region includes:
- the LOC127662063 gene encoding paired box protein Pax-1-like, giving the protein MLLHSAIEGKLFLRNASQEQMEQTYGEVNQLGGVFVNGRPLPNAIRLRIVELAQLGIRPCDISRQLRVSHGCVSKILARYNETGSILPGAIGGSKPRVTTPNVVKNIREYKQGDPGIFAWEIRDRLLADGVCDKYNVPSVSSISRILRNKIGNLSQPNQYENGKQAPPQSSISYNHIYPYSYPNAMSPPGTKMSHPPGVPVTGGHVSISRGWPSAHTVSNILGIRAFMDPTAIASAEGYVPKMEDWGSVNKATFPSAHGVTGIDKSAIDADIKYHQPSSTLSSYVPACAYSPSNQYGVYSGPGSYVSSGHHWQTQGTSLSHTGGAVTMHPSDIQSSMAFKHAVRDGDRKPQSPLGKQHEALCSLHGLPSSSS; this is encoded by the exons ATGCTGCTGCATTCAGCAATCGAAGGGAAATTGTTTCTAAGAAACGCATCGCAAGAGCAAATGG AGCAAACCTACGGGGAGGTGAATCAGCTCGGCGGAGTTTTTGTCAATGGACGTCCGTTGCCCAATGCCATAAGATTACGAATAGTGGAGTTAGCCCAGCTTGGGATTCGCCCCTGTGACATAAGCAGACAGCTCAGGGTCTCCCATGGATGTGTGAGTAAAATCCTGGCGAGATACAACGAAACTGGTTCCATTTTGCCCGGCGCAATCGGTGGGAGCAAACCACGCGTTACGACTCCGAATGTTGTAAAAAACATACGGGAATACAAACAGGGAGACCCGGGTATTTTCGCATGGGAAATCCGGGACCGTCTTCTCGCTGATGGAGTATGTGATAAGTACAACGTTCCTTCGGTCAGCTCCATAAGTCGGATATTAAGGAACAAGATTGGAAACCTCTCCCAGCCTAACCAGTATGAGAATGGCAAGCAAGCCCCTCCGCAGTCTAGCATCTCCTATAACCACATATACCCGTATTCATACCCAAATGCAATGTCTCCTCCCGGGACCAAAATGAGCCATCCACCCGGTGTCCCTGTCACGGGTGGGCATGTAAGCATTTCCCGTGGTTGGCCTTCAGCGCACACGGTCAGCAATATATTGGGTATTCGGGCATTCATGGATCCTACAG CTATTGCTAGCGCTGAAGGGTACGTACCAAAAATGGAAGACTGGGGTAGTGTCAATAAAGCGACATTTCCCTCTGCTCACGGAGTCACTGGAATAGACAAATCAGCTATTGATGCGGACATAAAATACCATCAG CCTTCATCGACTTTGTCTAGTTATGTCCCGGCGTGCGCTTACTCTCCCTCCAACCAGTATGGCGTGTACAGCGGTCCAGGCAGTTATGTGAGCTCAGGGCATCACTGGCAGACCCAGGGCACCAGCCTCTCCCACACGGGTGGTGCTGTGACGATGCACCCGAGTGATATCCAATCTTCTATGGCGTTCAAACATGCAGTGAGAGATG GAGACAGAAAACCCCAGAGTCCCCTAGGTAAGCAGCACGAGGCTTTGTGCAGCTTACACGGACTTCCTAGCTCATCCTCATAA